The Planktothrix tepida PCC 9214 genome window below encodes:
- a CDS encoding single-stranded DNA-binding protein encodes MNSIILMAEIVEDPQLRYTSDSQLALTEMLVQFPALRDVDPPSTLRVIAWGNFAQEVHEKYHQGDQIIIEGRLGMNLIERKEGFKEKRAELTAQRIYPVQMPFKTQSQHSDPTATNPNKVVPLGSRRASTPTSVSEDSLESRRPPANPSPSRVTPPSEPENPDYDPIPFKRAVAFSSVEAGLVEGWELEINRPRVGFEWTKF; translated from the coding sequence ATGAACAGTATTATTTTGATGGCGGAGATTGTTGAAGATCCGCAACTACGTTATACCTCTGATAGTCAACTCGCCCTAACAGAAATGTTAGTTCAGTTTCCAGCACTGCGGGATGTCGATCCTCCTTCCACCTTAAGAGTCATTGCTTGGGGAAATTTTGCCCAAGAAGTTCATGAAAAATATCATCAAGGCGATCAAATCATTATTGAAGGTCGTTTAGGAATGAATCTGATTGAGCGAAAAGAAGGGTTTAAAGAAAAACGGGCAGAATTAACGGCTCAACGGATTTATCCGGTGCAAATGCCATTCAAAACTCAATCTCAACATTCTGATCCCACAGCCACTAACCCTAATAAAGTGGTTCCTTTAGGATCTCGCCGCGCCAGCACTCCAACTTCTGTTTCTGAAGATTCCCTAGAATCCCGTCGCCCCCCAGCTAATCCCAGCCCCAGTCGAGTCACTCCCCCCAGCGAACCGGAAAACCCGGATTATGATCCGATTCCCTTTAAACGGGCGGTTGCATTTTCAAGTGTTGAAGCGGGACTGGTTGAGGGTTGGGAATTAGAGATCAATCGTCCCCGTGTTGGATTTGAGTGGACAAAATTTTAA
- a CDS encoding mannose-1-phosphate guanyltransferase, producing the protein MRAVLMAGGSGTRLRPLTCDLPKPMVPILNRPIAEHIINLLKQHNIIEIVATLHYLPDVMREYFHDGSDLGVQITYAVEEDQPLGTAGCVKNIAELLDQTFLVISGDSVTDFDLTAAIEFHHRKQSKATLILTRMPNPIEFGVVITDENQRIRRFLEKPATSEVFSDTVNTGTYILEPEVLEYLPYDQECDFSQDLFPLLLEKDEPMYGFIANNYWCDIGHLDIYREAHYDVLMGKVKLKIPYPERFPGLWVGENTYIDETAQIETPVLIGRNCRIGARAQIEAGTVIGDNVTIGADANIKRPIIWNGAIIGDDAHLRACVIARGARVDRRAHVLEGAVVGSLSSVGEEAQISPGVRVWPSKKIESGATLNINLIWGNTAQRNLFGQRGVQGLANIDITPEFAVKLGAAFGSTLKPGSTVAVSRDQRPISRMVTRSLVAGLMSVGIDIINLDATAIPITRTAIPSLKVAGGIHVRLSPERADYLLIEFLDHKGINITKAKEKKIEGAYFKEDLRRAQIPEIGNVSYTIDLLDIYSISFGKHINPEVLRYSNAKVVIDYVYAVSGAILPQLLAKFGCDAVVLNASLNHTALSVPERENLLDQLGRVVEALRANFGAQVYANGEQFMLVDETGSPIRGEILTSLMVNMVLTSHPRSTVVVPVHTSAAIEQIARRYDAKVIRTKANPTALMEACHRNPNVVLGGSGDMGFIFPQLHPGFDAMFSIAKIIEMLTTQERSLTQVRADLPHVVHRRYTVRCPWTIKGGLMRHLVETHSPENLELIDGVKLINYQDDNWVLILPDAGEPLVHIFANSVDRDWVDTTLREYRNLVHEFVNQSQGMEHPDDV; encoded by the coding sequence ATGCGAGCAGTGCTAATGGCGGGTGGATCAGGAACACGACTGCGACCCTTAACGTGCGATCTTCCTAAGCCGATGGTACCGATACTGAATCGTCCCATTGCTGAACATATTATTAATTTACTCAAACAACACAATATTATAGAAATAGTTGCCACATTACATTATCTTCCTGATGTGATGCGCGAATATTTTCATGATGGCAGTGATTTAGGTGTCCAAATTACTTATGCTGTCGAAGAAGATCAACCCCTGGGAACCGCAGGCTGTGTTAAAAATATTGCTGAACTTTTAGATCAAACCTTTTTAGTGATTAGCGGAGATAGTGTTACGGATTTTGATTTAACCGCCGCTATTGAATTTCATCATCGCAAACAATCAAAAGCCACCTTGATTTTAACCCGAATGCCGAATCCTATTGAATTTGGGGTGGTGATTACTGATGAAAATCAGCGCATTCGTCGCTTTTTAGAAAAACCCGCCACCAGTGAAGTTTTTTCCGATACGGTGAATACAGGAACCTATATCTTAGAACCGGAAGTTTTAGAATATCTTCCCTACGATCAAGAATGTGATTTTTCTCAAGATTTATTCCCCTTACTCTTAGAAAAAGATGAACCCATGTATGGGTTTATTGCCAATAACTATTGGTGTGATATTGGTCATTTAGATATCTATCGAGAAGCCCATTATGATGTCTTAATGGGGAAAGTAAAACTTAAAATTCCCTACCCGGAACGCTTTCCGGGGTTGTGGGTGGGAGAAAATACTTATATTGATGAAACAGCCCAAATTGAAACCCCCGTTTTGATTGGTCGCAATTGTCGGATTGGCGCTAGAGCACAAATTGAAGCCGGAACCGTCATTGGGGATAATGTTACCATCGGTGCCGATGCTAATATTAAACGGCCGATTATTTGGAATGGTGCGATTATTGGGGATGATGCCCATTTACGAGCCTGTGTGATTGCTAGAGGAGCGCGTGTAGACCGTCGTGCCCACGTTCTCGAAGGGGCGGTGGTGGGTTCCTTATCCAGTGTGGGAGAAGAAGCCCAAATTAGCCCAGGGGTGCGAGTCTGGCCCAGTAAAAAAATCGAATCCGGCGCGACCCTAAATATTAATTTAATTTGGGGTAATACCGCCCAACGCAATTTATTTGGTCAACGGGGAGTACAAGGATTAGCCAATATTGATATTACGCCGGAATTTGCGGTTAAATTAGGGGCGGCTTTTGGATCAACCTTAAAACCCGGTTCAACGGTGGCGGTTTCGCGAGATCAACGACCGATTTCTCGCATGGTGACTCGTTCCTTAGTGGCGGGTTTAATGTCCGTTGGCATCGATATTATTAACTTAGATGCGACTGCCATTCCGATTACCCGCACGGCCATTCCGTCGTTAAAAGTTGCCGGGGGAATTCACGTCCGACTTTCTCCCGAACGGGCGGATTATCTATTAATTGAATTTTTAGATCATAAAGGAATTAATATTACCAAAGCCAAAGAAAAGAAAATTGAAGGAGCTTATTTTAAAGAAGATTTACGACGGGCGCAAATTCCTGAAATTGGTAACGTCAGTTATACGATTGATTTACTCGATATTTATAGTATCAGCTTTGGAAAACATATCAATCCCGAAGTGTTACGCTACAGTAATGCTAAAGTTGTTATTGATTATGTTTATGCCGTTTCTGGGGCAATTCTACCGCAACTTTTAGCCAAATTTGGCTGTGATGCGGTGGTCTTAAATGCCAGCTTAAATCATACCGCTTTATCGGTTCCTGAACGAGAAAATTTACTCGATCAATTAGGGCGAGTCGTTGAAGCCTTACGCGCTAATTTCGGGGCGCAAGTCTATGCCAACGGCGAACAATTTATGTTAGTCGATGAAACCGGAAGTCCCATTCGGGGAGAAATCTTAACCTCGTTGATGGTGAATATGGTTTTAACCTCCCATCCCCGCAGTACCGTTGTAGTTCCAGTTCATACTTCCGCCGCCATTGAACAAATAGCCCGCCGTTATGATGCCAAAGTCATTCGCACCAAAGCCAACCCGACGGCTTTAATGGAAGCCTGTCACCGCAACCCGAATGTAGTTTTAGGCGGAAGTGGAGATATGGGGTTTATTTTCCCCCAACTGCATCCAGGGTTTGATGCCATGTTTTCTATTGCTAAAATTATAGAAATGTTAACGACCCAAGAGCGATCGCTCACCCAAGTTCGGGCAGATTTACCCCATGTTGTCCATCGTCGGTATACCGTGCGTTGTCCCTGGACAATTAAAGGCGGATTGATGCGACATTTAGTTGAAACTCATTCCCCAGAAAACCTAGAATTAATTGATGGGGTCAAATTAATTAATTACCAAGATGATAACTGGGTGTTGATTTTACCCGATGCTGGAGAACCTCTGGTTCACATTTTTGCCAATAGTGTTGATCGCGATTGGGTTGATACAACCTTGCGAGAATATCGCAATTTAGTCCATGAGTTTGTGAATCAATCCCAAGGGATGGAACACCCAGATGATGTTTAA